The Thermodesulfovibrionales bacterium genome includes the window GAGGATTTATACCGCAGAAGGCGGTTGCTGCGGACCATCCTACGGAATGGACATAGACGAGAGGTCAACTGCGGAAGATGAGATCTTCGAAAAAGACGGCCTCAGGGTCTTCATGGATAAGAAGACCTCGAAGAACCTCGACGGTATGGTCATCGATTTCATCGACGACGGGGA containing:
- a CDS encoding iron-sulfur cluster assembly accessory protein; the encoded protein is MVTISDTAAGKAKEILTAEGKENWGLRIYTAEGGCCGPSYGMDIDERSTAEDEIFEKDGLRVFMDKKTSKNLDGMVIDFIDDGERQGFVITGGQPSSSCGSGCSSCG